A single region of the Glycine max cultivar Williams 82 chromosome 20, Glycine_max_v4.0, whole genome shotgun sequence genome encodes:
- the LOC102665464 gene encoding uncharacterized protein translates to MAHLTSTTCLIFGLVIFTSVISKGNSCELSVIGGGCPDLKECTETCRPCYRGIGEVHAYCVPASGGIPYDQCVCRMMNGAPCNPAGPPICPRPWPPTATIATNHSQTHNATP, encoded by the exons ATGGCCCACCTAACATCAACTACTTGTCTGATTTTTGGCCTTGTTATATTCACTTCAG TGATATCGAAGGGGAACAGCTGTGAGCTATCCGTAATTGGAGGTGGTTGCCCTGATTTAAAAGAATGCACAGAAACGTGTCGTCCTTGTTATCGTGGCATAGGCGAAGTCCACGCGTACTGTGTACCTGCAAGTGGAGGAATTCCATATGATCAATGTGTTTGTAGAATGATGAATGGAGCACCCTGTAACCCTGCTGGACCACCGATTTGCCCCCGACCATGGCCACCTACTGCTACCATTGCCACCAATCACTCTCAAACTCACAATGCAACTCCTTAA
- the LOC100808979 gene encoding uncharacterized protein, with amino-acid sequence MGNKYVALLLVCLVVAIGVEAITLEERRKDCYDYCYNACIYPAVFCKWFCGGRCKNPILWETADEYNGKIGTNSLDDDASKKKYPVPTEKDYKAYRSAPSSTEKDNNVPSPSNTKNEM; translated from the exons ATGGGAAACAAATACGTTGCATTGTTGTTGGTGTGCCTTGTTGTGGCTATAGGTGTTGAGGCAATAACCCTCGAGGAAAGACGAAAAGACTGCTACGATTATTGCTACAATGCTTGCATATACCCCGCGGTATTCTGCAAATGGTTTTGTGGTGGCCGGTGCAAAAACCCAATACTTTGGG AGACAGCTGACGAATATAACGGAAAAATAGGCACAAATAGCTTAGATGATGACGCATCAAAAAAGAAGTATCCTGTACCAACAGAAAAAGACTACAAGGCCTATCGCTCGGCCCCATCATCAACAGAAAAAGACAACAATGTCCCATCCCCATCAAATACGAAGAATGAGATGTAA